From the Finegoldia magna ATCC 29328 genome, the window AGTCAGCCGCCCGATACTCGATAGAATTGACATCCACGTCGAAGTTTCGCCAGTAAAATTGGACGAACTCACAACAGATGAACAATGCGACACATCAGAACAAATCAAAAAACGAGTCGAAGCAGCACGAGAAATCCAAAAACAACGCTTCAAAAATGAAAAAATCACGACCAATTCACAAATGAACACCCGACAAATTAGAAAATACTGCAAATTAAACGACGAACTAAACTCCATAATACAATTGGCATTCGACAAATACAAATTCTCCGCCAGATCATTCGACAAAATCCTCAAAATATCACGCACAATCGCAGACCTAGACGGAAAAGAAAACATCGAAGCAAAGCATTTGATGGAAGCCATCAGATATAGGACAGTGGATCAGAAATACTGGGGGTAGTGGGGGCAAAGGAGAGAAGATTAAAATACAATTAGAGAGCTTTACCGATAAACATAAAGAAAAGATATGGAGAGATGGATTTTACGAAAAATCACCAGAGTGGGCGAAGTTCAACGGACCGTATTTTGAAGATTATATTCATTATGAAACCTTAGAATCATTTGAAAAATCTGGTATTTGGAAATATCTTCAACAATCCAATTGCAGAGCTATATTGGTAGACGGTGTTGTCGTTGGCATGGTATCTCAAAATTGGATTGACTAGAAAACTAGATGGATGGAAATAGGAATTGTGATTTACGACGAAAATTACTGGAACAAATCCATAGGAACGAAGGCCCTCAAATTGTGGACAAGCGAAGTGTTCAATGATAACCCACAAATCGAACATCTAGGACTGACTACTTTTAGCGGCAATCCTAGAATGATGAAGGCTGCAGAAAAAATCGGATTCACACAAGAGGCAAGAATCAGGAAAGTTCGCTATTGGAACGGCACATACTATGATAGTATGAAATACGGCGTCACACGTGAAGAGTGGGAAAAATTATCTCAGAAATAAAAAATAATGTAAATTAAAAAACATAAAAATATTTTTAAACCAAAAAATCTCCCGAGTTTTTCGGGAGATTTGCTGTTTTACTATTAAATCTTAAAATCTTTGTGTAGTCGTAGTATTTCTACAAGCATTCCGTCACGATATTTTGCAAGTGTCTCGTGAGTGTTGCCAATCTCATCGGGTCTGTTTTTGATTGCTTCGTGAACGCCGTCGACTGTTTTCTTCTTGATGTCGTCTGTGAATTTCGTCCATGTAGCAGCATCTTCTAGCCAAGTTTCCATGGAAGGGCCGATATGATCCAAGAGACCTTGAAGTCCGTGTTCACCGCCTCCAAGTTCAAATATTTGTCCTGGACCCATGATTGCCCAGCGAATTGCAGGACCAAATGTCAACGCAGTTTCGCAATCTTCCATACTAACGACGCCTTTATCCACCAAATCCATCATTTCACGAAGCACCACAGCTTGAAGTCTGTTTGCGATAAAACCTGGAACTTCATTTCTGATGACGATGGGTTTCTTGCCCAATTTAACGAACAATTCACGAAGAGCATCTGCGATTTCTGGGTCTGATTTTTCTCCTTGTGAAATCTCAATAAGTGGAATCAAATGAGGTGGGTTGTAAGGGTGCGCCCCGAAAATTCTTTCGGGATGTTTGGCATCTTCTGCAATTTTTGTGATAAGTAGTCCCGATGTTGCAGAACACAAGACACAATCTGGCTTTGCGTATTTTTCAAAAACCTTCACGAATTCTTTTTTCACATCGTAGTTTTCAGGAATACATTCTTCAACAATATCTGCAAATTCAATCGCTTCTTTTTCGTCGGTAGTGTATCTAATTCTTGCCATTATCGTTTGCTTGTCTTCACTAACGACATTCTTTTCAATCAATTCGTCTACGTATTTTTCGATAATCTTCTTTGATTTGTTCTCTTCATTTTCATCCAAATTATACAAGACAACATCCATCTTTCCCATCGCAAAAAGCAAAGTAAACGATGAACCAATCACGCCGCCGCCAATGACACAGGCCTTTTCAAATTTTCTAGCCATAAAATCCTCCTTAATAATTCAAATTTCCGATAACTTTCATTACATATATACCCAAAGAAAACCTCACATCACACAAAAAGAGTAGCCCGCAAGCTACTCTCACAAATCATTCTGATATTTTCAAATTATATGCCCTCACAAACATCCACACAATTCCAACTGCTAGGACAATGTGGCCGATGCCAGAAGTACCATCGATTGCCGCACGCACAATCACATCCAATCCCTCACGAACGACCTCGTAAATTCCAATCACAACCATATTTGCGATTGTGAACACAAGACCTGTCAGATAAATTTCATAAGGTTTCTTCAAAGATTTCACATCTTTCATATCTTTTGCCAACAAATACATCAACAAACTAACGACAAATCCCAAAACCAAAGTGTGAACGTGAACTTTGCCGAGATGAGTTGCATCGGTAAATGCGTAAAATTTCGTAAATTCACGATAGAACACGCCACCGATAAACCCAATAATTAAAATCGTAATTGAATTTGCGAACAAATTATTTGCCCCGAAATCAGTAACGAAATATTTGAAACCCATCCACACAATCAACAAATACGCCACGGTTTTTGGCATCATCAAAGCGCCAATCGCAGGGACAGTCTTGCTGAACAACACAACAGGAACGTAGAACAAAAACGACAACGAAATCAAAATCCACATGTGTTTGAACGCGAGGATTTCCTTCTTCTTGTACGACCAAACCACAAGCAAAATTCCCATAATCAAGAAAGGAATATTCCTGTAAATGCCAAACATATAATTTCCGTCCGCCGTTCCCCAATTATTTTGTGGCAACAACACAAGACCAATCCTTGAAATCGCCAAGCCGTAAATCAACCATTTTTTCACATTGTCCGTATCGTTACTTTGCATCCTATAATAATGATAATAAAGCACGTAGAAAATCGTCATCGTAATACTCGTCACAAATTGACCCCACGACAAAACAGCCGCGTGCGCCTCGAACCCTCCGGGACTCAAATGCGAAATCACCCTCGGAATCAAATGGAACCCATCGCCAAGACCAAGCACCATCGCCATAATACCGAATAATTTTGCGCCGTTTTTCTTCTCCAACAACAACCTCACACCAAAAGCCACCACAATCATTAAATAACACACATCAAATAAACTCTCAACAATCTTCATGTCCTACTCCCTTCTTCAACCAATTAATATGAAGCCTGTATTTTTCGATGAAAACATCCCTCGACCATTCTTCCTTGAAATTTCTCTCAATCAAACTGTGAACAATCGCCTTCATAAAATACACAAGCTCTTGTTTCATACAATCAGAATTATCGTAGAAAATATCGTAATACTCGTTTTTCGTAGCCCTCCAGCCATCTTCCAATTCGCTATTCCAATACAAATACCTAAACTTGTACAAATTATACTCGCCATCCTCAAAAATCACATCGCACACCTCATCTCCAAAAGCATCCAATGCCACGGACACATCATTGTTGTTCTTCTTCAACACAGACCTGAAAAGCAAATGCACATCCTTCGTTTCCTTATCCAAAATGTAAAAATAACTATCCATCAAATCATCAAAATATTGGTAGAAACTCCCGCGCGCAATAGAAAGCCTCTCCACAATATTTTTCACATTACAATCCTTGTAAGGCTTCGTGGAGAACTCATCCTTCAAAACCTCATCAATCAAATTTCTTTTATCTTCACTTAAATTATAAAAAGTTTGTTTTGGCATATAATCACTCCTCAAATAAAATGACACCTTGTCATAATTAAATTATAAATGACACAGTGTCATTCGTCAAGAAAAATTGTAAAAATATAGATTTTCAATTTGGATTTTTTATACCAAACAAAATGGTTAGTGAAAACCGTTGACAAAACAAATCGCGTGGTTTACAATAACCGTAGAAGAAATAAAAAGGAGTTAATGACATTGCAA encodes:
- a CDS encoding GNAT family N-acetyltransferase translates to MEIGIVIYDENYWNKSIGTKALKLWTSEVFNDNPQIEHLGLTTFSGNPRMMKAAEKIGFTQEARIRKVRYWNGTYYDSMKYGVTREEWEKLSQK
- a CDS encoding 3-hydroxyacyl-CoA dehydrogenase family protein; this encodes MARKFEKACVIGGGVIGSSFTLLFAMGKMDVVLYNLDENEENKSKKIIEKYVDELIEKNVVSEDKQTIMARIRYTTDEKEAIEFADIVEECIPENYDVKKEFVKVFEKYAKPDCVLCSATSGLLITKIAEDAKHPERIFGAHPYNPPHLIPLIEISQGEKSDPEIADALRELFVKLGKKPIVIRNEVPGFIANRLQAVVLREMMDLVDKGVVSMEDCETALTFGPAIRWAIMGPGQIFELGGGEHGLQGLLDHIGPSMETWLEDAATWTKFTDDIKKKTVDGVHEAIKNRPDEIGNTHETLAKYRDGMLVEILRLHKDFKI
- a CDS encoding DUF2871 domain-containing protein, encoding MKIVESLFDVCYLMIVVAFGVRLLLEKKNGAKLFGIMAMVLGLGDGFHLIPRVISHLSPGGFEAHAAVLSWGQFVTSITMTIFYVLYYHYYRMQSNDTDNVKKWLIYGLAISRIGLVLLPQNNWGTADGNYMFGIYRNIPFLIMGILLVVWSYKKKEILAFKHMWILISLSFLFYVPVVLFSKTVPAIGALMMPKTVAYLLIVWMGFKYFVTDFGANNLFANSITILIIGFIGGVFYREFTKFYAFTDATHLGKVHVHTLVLGFVVSLLMYLLAKDMKDVKSLKKPYEIYLTGLVFTIANMVVIGIYEVVREGLDVIVRAAIDGTSGIGHIVLAVGIVWMFVRAYNLKISE
- a CDS encoding TetR/AcrR family transcriptional regulator, with amino-acid sequence MPKQTFYNLSEDKRNLIDEVLKDEFSTKPYKDCNVKNIVERLSIARGSFYQYFDDLMDSYFYILDKETKDVHLLFRSVLKKNNNDVSVALDAFGDEVCDVIFEDGEYNLYKFRYLYWNSELEDGWRATKNEYYDIFYDNSDCMKQELVYFMKAIVHSLIERNFKEEWSRDVFIEKYRLHINWLKKGVGHEDC